The following coding sequences lie in one Bicyclus anynana chromosome 21, ilBicAnyn1.1, whole genome shotgun sequence genomic window:
- the LOC112044381 gene encoding uncharacterized protein DDB_G0271670 → MRLIFLTAIACTVCKCRTKWPDSINRIAYVDNPVESGFPGHWLPIDLIKRIMESRVHTLVPNVDKSFHDVLSRKPLFFHKAKKKTKEHTYDVKATKAIVKIPTVDTKPQTEASRLPEMIPKIIFDKSSIISNVKTKLVLKKTKTTNEITVCTRTHSPTDSLTKVSSTRGANIEDGSNAEVNSLDEVAEQNKAVSNATKESSLEMTPSNTFASLLTSESGIFKETVSTESSTNPLTEGFTVSSTELTNITSSTKNMTVSSTSITESTSSRPYDSTEVTATSESATTSIVSTTSTAVSTSSATESTTSMTESTTSTTESTSITPESTTSTTEPITSTTEAISTTKSMTVLTMSSPTTTTVTSTTETGNPFY, encoded by the exons A tgCGTCTCATTTTTCTAACAGCAATAGCTTGTACAGTCTGTAAGTGTAGAACAAAATGGCCTGATTCAATAAATCGAATAGCGTATGTCGATAATCCGGTAGAATCTGGTTTCCCAGGCCATTGGCTGCCGATTGACTTAATTAAACGGATCATGGAATCGCGAGTTCACACATTAGTACCGAATGTTGATAAATCGTTTCACGATGTTCTATCAAGAAAACCCCTGTTCTTTCACAAAGCGAAAAAGAAGACCAAAGAACATACATATGATGTAAAGGCAACAAAAGCTATTGTAAAAATACCTACTGTGGATACAAAACCTCAAACAGAAGCGTCTAGATTGCCAGAAATGAtccctaaaataatatttgacaaGTCTTCAATAATCAGTAATGTTAAGACAAAGCttgtattgaaaaaaactaaaacaactaATGAAATAACTGTATGTACGAGGACTCATTCACCAACAGATTCACTTACAAAAGTATCTTCTACAAGAGGTGCAAATATTGAAGATGGTTCTAACGCTGAAGTTAATTCTTTGGATGAGGTGGCTGAACAGAATAAGGCAGTGTCAAACGCTACTAAAGAGTCTTCATTGGAAATGACGCCATCTAATACGTTTGCTTCATTACTTACATCAGAATCTGGAATATTTAAAGAAACTGTTTCAACAGAGTCTAGTACAAACCCATTAACTGAAGGTTTTACTGTTAGCTCTACAgaattaacaaatataacatCATCCACTAAGAATATGACTGTATCTAGTACAAGTATCACAGAATCTACTAGTAGTCGTCCATATGATTCCACTGAAGTTACAGCCACATCAGAATCTGCAACTACTTCGATAGTATCCACTACAAGTACAGCAGTATCTACTTCAAGTGCGACAGAGTCTACAACTAGTATGACAGAATCTACTACAAGTACGACAGAATCTACTTCGATTACGCCGGAATCTACAACAAGTACGACTGAACCTATCACGAGTACAACTGAAGCAATAAGTACAACAAAGTCTATGACGGTATTGACTATGTCTTCCCCCACCACAACTACTGTTACTTCCACTACGGAAACTGGCAATCCATTCTACtaa
- the LOC112044371 gene encoding 39S ribosomal protein L40, mitochondrial, which yields MFSSLILNQLSRLTLSSASKLSLNTRNISSSAVVQFRITDQLCAEPLKKKKKVDPAIIKAREDRRRKKLEKQIRKLQKNARQLKPIEEIEPPLHLMDQMGKRKRPPVVLSAEETESRALLLKEWTRYKKQEYMANVAQIDRIMAAQRRALDMLYEESEDLYNEAIMPDLQLVPCSFTSTFSTPPIKNYESPDGEYIDVSKKWGTK from the exons ATGTTTAgctcattaattttaaatcaattgTCTAG ATTGACGCTAAGTTCAGCCTCAAAACTATCATTGAATACGAGAAATATTAGCAGTTCAGCGGTGGTACAGTTTAGAATCACAGATCAGTTATG TGCAGAACCattgaaaaagaagaaaaaggtGGATCCAGCTATCATCAAGGCCAGGGAGGATAGGAGACGCAAGAAACTGGAGAAACAAATTCGCAAACTCCAGAAAAATGCCAGACAGTTGAAACCAATTGAGGAGATAGAACCACCATTGCATCTTATGGATCAAATGGG AAAACGTAAAAGGCCACCTGTAGTACTGTCTGCAGAAGAAACAGAGAGTCGGGCGCTCCTTCTGAAGGAGTGGACTCGGTACAAGAAACAAGAGTACATGGCCAATGTTGCTCAGATAGACAGAATAATGGCTGCACAGAGAAGAGCTCTTGATATGTTGTACGAAGAGTCTGAAGATCTTTACAATGAAGCTattatg CCCGACCTACAACTGGTGCCGTGTTCTTTCACCAGCACATTTTCTACTCCaccaataaagaattatgaatcaCCTGATGGAGAATACATAGACGTTTCCAAAAAATGGGGaactaaatga